Part of the Hyphomicrobiales bacterium genome is shown below.
TCTGTCAAAATCAATGGCGAAGTCATGTATATCCTCCGGACACTCGTGAACATTGAGGCGAGTGCCGCAAGCTACACACTTTATCACTATGGCGGCTTTACATTGATAATGGCGCTGTTGGGCGGCTTCTTCGCCGTACCCGCACGCAACTATTGGCTAGCAAGAGAACAAAGCCTTGCACTGGAAAAGAAAGCTTCGTTCTTTGAAACTTATGATCCCTTGACGAAGGTATTAAATCGCAACGCGCTGCATGAAGCTGCGGAAGCGCAACTGAAAATCACAGGGAAAGATAGTTCTCCTTGGGTTTTAACTCTGGTTGAATTGAGGAACCTTGCCGAGATCAATGACATATCAAGCCATAATTTTGGTGATACTGTTTTACAGGAAATGGCTGCAATTCTTGAAGCCCAATGCGGAAAAAGAAGCATCATTGGTCGCATCAGCGGCGCGACCTTCGCAATCTTAATGCCACAATATCTTTTTAATAAGAGGCAAGAATTCATAACACCAAAATTGAAACGTGGCTTTCAAATGGACATCGAAAACCGCAAGGTTTTAGTCGATTTGAACAGTGGTTCAGCTCAATATCCAGAGCATGCAGACACGTTTGATAATTTGCTGCGCAATGCCTCTTTGACCTTAAAACAAACGCAGGAAATAGGCGTCAACATCCATAAAACCTTTACGCCAGATTTTGCATCAGCTCACCGTGCGCGCGCTGCATTAAAGCGGTCTTTCAAGAATGCTATTTTGTCGCAACAAATCATGCCGTATTACCAGCCCATTATAAACGCGGAAACAGGGCAACTTGTTGGGCTTGAAGCGTTGGCGCGTTGGATGCATCCAGTAAAGGGTGTTTTATCACCAGCGGCTTTTTTCACAGCTCTTGAAGATCCCGAAATCTCCGCATTGCTTGGCAAGGAAATGATCCGGCTTGTAACAGGGCATATGGGCTTTTGGAAAGCCGAGAAAGTCCCCTTCGGATATGTCGGCGTTAACATCAATGATGGTGACCTCGAGCGCAAAGGTTTTGTTCTTGAAACAGCGAAAGCCATTGCAGACAATGGGCTTTATGGGCCCAATCTATCTTTGGAAGTCAGCGAAAACTGTATTTTCGGCAAAAATAGCGATGATTATTTAAAAAAACTAACGCTACTCAAAGACGCAGGGTGCCGGATTGCATTGGATGATTTTGGTACAGGCCACTCATCTATCAGCCTATTGAAGAATGTGCCCTTTGACACCGTCAAGATCGATCGTTCCTTTATTATCGATATTGAGAACAACCCGAAAGATCGCGCCATTGTTAAAGCACTGACGGACTTGAGCCAGTCAATGGAATTCAAACTCATTGCAGAGGGTGTTGAGACCGATGAACAATTGGAAACAACCAAAAACCTAGGCGTTTCACTTATTCAAGGTTTCTTGTTTGCACAACCAATGCCGATGTCAGAGGTGGTAAGCTTCATCAAAACGGCACAGCGCTCAGCAATACCAGTTAAGATGGTGAGCTAAACGAGAAAATGCCCGCAAAGTCATTTCCTGGTTAGAAAGAGCTGCTTCTAGCCCTTATAGAGTTCGCTCTCTACACCAAGATAGCCATCCCACGCGAACCAATAAGCCACATGACCTGCAACACGGGCGAGCTCTTCGCCGTTTGGTCCAATCAGAAAATCTTCCGAGATCTTCCAGTCGCCGGCCTCTGACTTGATAACACCGTCAACACTACCTGCATTGAAGGTTTGATCACCACGTTGATAGGCCCGAACCGTGCGGGTATCAGCGTCGCCAATAAGCACAATATTATTGCCTGCCATTGTGTCATTGATAATTTTTTTGTCGCTGAATGCCTTTACTGGCCATGCTTTCGCTGCGCCAAAATCGCGAATGCCAAACACAAATTCTTTGCGCTTTACATCGCTCTCATCGCGCACACGCGTCGGGAACATCAAATCTGGGCTTGAGAAATATTCGTTGTAAACAACGCCAGAACCGTAATCACGCAAGTGGCCCGTATCCAGTGACAACACTTTGGTATCTGGATGCTGCTTGCGCCATGCTTCCCACGATGTGATGGTCACAGGGCGGATTTTCAACTTAATATTCTCATCAACCAATTTACCTGCAACAGGCTCACCCGTAAATTGATTCCAAAGTGAATTGGTTTCGCGATCAAACATCAGTTTGTTTGAGCGGTAGAGAAAGCCTGACGAGCCAAACACCAACGGCTTTTCGCGGCCTTCTAATTGGGTTTCAAACAAAATGCCTGCCCCACACAAAGTGCAGTAAGCAAGGGCGACAGGAACGCCGCCAATAACGTCGTTGAACATTTCGTGCCAACCCATAACACGCAGCGGATAAGCGCGCACATCGCCGTTGATTTCAACACCAAAGACGAGATCGGTATTGAGCATATAGCCTGCGTCTTTTACATCCACGAGTTTTGGATTGTCGAGCGATGGAATGCCATCAACCCGCACGCCGCCCCACGTAATTTCCTCAAGGCGAATTTTCATCTTCTCACGAGAAGAATATTTAGGGTCAAAGAACTGTTCGAACTTTGGATCGATATTGTAAAAGAACCGCAGCTTTATCGTGCGATAGCTTTCATGAGGCACAATTTCTGGGTGTGTTTCCTGCCACAACATCGCATCACGCCAAGTAACAATCTCTGTCCCTATCAATTTAGATAAGGCTGCTGCCATCGGCTTATAGTTTCCGCCAATACGAAGCATCATAACAAGCGTTGGAACAATATCTTTGTTGCCGCGAGCAACCAATTTATCCAACGCGTCAAGGCGTTCGTCGCTCGAGCCTATCAAAGCCAGCATGGAGAGGTCTTCAATGGATTTTTCAACAACCAGTTCAGCTGGAGCAGCGTCATCGCTTGATTGAGCAGCCGTGCGATCAACCAAGAATGCAGTTGCCGAAGCAGCAATCAACGATGCTGTCACCAAGGCTCCAGCGCGTGAGAACAAAACAGATTTCAATCGTTGGAACATTCGTCTCTCCAAAAGGGCTGAAAGCCTCAATGCTTTTGAAAAGCAATACAACACCCACACACTAAGATTAAGAGCCGCAAGCCCCGCCTCACGCGCATGTGTATGAAAGTGAAAAACCCGGCTGATTAAAATCAACCGGGTTCAAAATTCTTTTTGGTTTAAAAGCAGTGCTTAAGCAGCAGCTTCTGCCAATTTGCGCTCAAGTTGACGCTTGATCAATTTAGCACGGTCAGAAAGCTCAGCTTCTTTTGCTTTCGCAAGGAAGAGGTCCAAACCGCCACGGTGTTCAACCGTACGCAGAGCACTTGCAGAAACTTTCAATGAAAACTTTTGATCAAGCGCTTCGCTCATCAAAGTTACATTACAAAGGTTAGGCAAAAAACGACGGCGCGTTTTGTTTTGTGCGTGGCTGACGTTGTTGCCAGACATTACAGCCTTGCCAGTAAGTTCGCAGCGGCGAGCCATATCTCTATCCTTTTTTACTTCATATAAGCGGGCAATTGCCTCGCTTGATTTCTTGGTTTGACATAGGGCACGGTGCAGCAATCATTACTGAAAGTCGGCATCGACGCGTGACAATGTCGGAAATTTCGCCGTTCATACGAGCTAGCTGGCAATTCGTCAAGCAAGAACAGCAGATTCATCGCTCATCATGATCGATTTTTCTGCAATTACCACTTTCAACACCAACCAACCCACCCCATACCATGAATTTTGTCTATAAATGCGTTGTTGGTTGTCATATATTAACCTTATTCCGTAATTAGTGCGGGACAAGGTTAATATGATTTTACAGAAGGTTCCCGGGTCTTTGTCGTTAGTCTCGATCAAGCACTACTTAAAAAAATCAGCGCCACTTTTAGCGGTAACGCCTCTTTTAGTCGCGTCTGTCGGACAAAGTTTTGCAGCAGACACAGTGCGCGTCTTCACTAAGTATGGCATTTCGATTGCAGGCATCCCCATTGGCAATGCGCGCGTCAACACCGTTTTTAACGGTAAGAACTTCAAAATCTCAGCAAATGGGCGCACAGCTGGGGTCAGCCGTTTGGTGTCTGATGGACGTGGAACACTGCGTGCAGAAGGCGTTGTCGGAAAAAACCGAGCATTCCCAAGCAATTTCAGCATGGACACAGTCGATGACAAGCTCATCACCAAAGTGCGCATGTCCATGTCTAAAGGCAACATCAAACGTCTAGTTGCCGCCCCACCACTTTTAAAGCGCGCGGACCGTATCCCCGTTTTGAAAAAACACCATCGCAGTATTTTGGACCCACTTTCAGCCTTTATGGTACCGCTAGACCGTGATGGAAAAATTGAGCCTGCCAAAGCCTGCAATAGAACAATTCCTGTTTTTGATGGATGGCAAAGGTTCGATATCCGATTGTCTTTCAGCACGACAAAAAATGCGAATTTGGGAGGGCGTGACGGCTACAACGGTCCTGTTGTGGTTTGCAAAGCCCGCTACGTGCCAATTGCAGGCCATCGTCCGACAAGAAAAGCCACCGTATATTTAGCAAACAACCAAAATATGGAATTATGGCTGGCCCCGATTAAAGGCATACCAACTTTGGTACCCGTTCATTTGAGTATCGGCACAAAAATCGGCACCCTCGCTTTGTCGGCTAATATTTTCCAAGTTGCCGGCACAGATACAGCCTCATCACAATAAAATAGACCAACGACCAGCCCAAACCGCTGCCGCCAGGCCTTGCCCGTCGTTTCGCCGTCTCAAAAGATAACCATTCATTCAGCAGAACATCCGATTTGCTCAGCGTTAAACTGTGTCCACCCGCAGATGAGCACTTGAGATTGAGTTATCTTCACCATCAACTGTGCGAATTTCCACGAATTCACGTTCATTGTTGGGCATCGTGGATGCATGTGTATCAAACCAAGACAGTTTTCAAAAAATTAGTTAATTAAAACAGCTGTTTACTCGATTATTTTTAAACTCAATAGACAATGAAAACCCTCTTACCCCCTAGGTCTTGTAGGAACAGAACAGAAACCTATTGGTTCTCCTGATTCGGACAGGGTTTGTTCATGGCTTGGCCTGAAGTGTTAACAAACACCGAGAAAGCCATAACCCGCCATCAACGTTTCATAAAGAAATTCATGCGTGTCCCCGAAGGCGCATTGAAATCATTGAGTAACGGAGTTGAACACTGAATTAACCGTTTAAGACGCCTTTAAGCTTACGAATTTTCAAAATTAGTAATCAGTCGACGCAAAACCACAGCATCTGGTGGTGAACAAATCATATACACGGGAAATCTCCTGATTCGGACAGGGTTTGTTCTCTGGTTGGACTGTTCGTTAAAAGAAACCAATGACCACAAGAGCGTCGATTAAGACTTTAAAAAGAGAATTGCTTCGCTGTGAAACACCTTGAATAAATTGGTTAACGCTCCACTTTAAAAAACCTATATATTTGAGTCACTTAGATTCAATATATAGCTTACATGGAGAAATGATTCACAACATATTGAGAAGAACAAGATGTGAACTTCCTTGAATCACTGATTCGGGCACGGTTTGTTCCTGCCTCGTTCCGTTCCTTAACAATTGGCCATTTTTAACCGAATAAAATCACGTCTGCCCAAAGTTTTAGCTTGCGCTTAACAGGCGGTATGTATCAATTTGAAACTACCCGCGTTCCTCCGTCATTTTACTTATGTACGATATCAATCAGCCCCGCCTAACAATCACCACTGGACACGGCGAAACTGTCCGTGTTGCTTCTGCGCGCGGTGTGACGGCTGTGCTTGGACCGACCAATACGGGCAAAACCCATCACGCAATCGAGCGCATGGTCTCTCACGAAACTGGCATTATGGGTCTGCCGCTGCGTCTGCTTGCGCGTGAGGTCTATACCAAGGTCGTCGCTAAAGTTGGCGAGCACAATGTGGCGCTAGTCACGGGCGAAGAGAAAATTGTGCCTGACATGCCTCGCTTTTGGATTTGCACCGTCGAGGCAATGCCGCTTGATTTGACAGTGAACTTTGTGGCGATTGATGAAGTGCAATTGGCCCAAACTCTCGAACGCGGCCATATCTTCACCAACCGCATCTTAAATATGCGCGGATCCAACGAGACCCTGCTGCTTGGGGCATCAACGGCACGGCCTGTGCTTGAAGAACTCATTCCAGGTCTCAATGTTATCACCCGCCCACGCATGTCTGAACTCTCGTATGTCGGCGCAAAGAAAATTTCGCGTCTGCCCAGACGCTCAGCCATTGTCGCCTTTTCCAGCCAAGATGTTTATGCAATCGCCGAGCTTATTAGACGCCAAAGTGGCGGTGCTGCGGTGGTTCTTGGCAGTCTCAGCCCGCGCACCCGCAATGCACAAGTTGAGCTTTTTCAAAATGGCGACGTCGATTATCTGGTTGCAACAGACGCTATCGGCATGGGCCTAAACCTTGACGTCAACCACGTGGCCCTTGCTGCCATGCAAAAGTTTGACGGCTTTCAATTTCGAAATCTTACTCCTGCAGAACTTGGCCAAATCGTTGGCCGTGCCGGACGACACACGCAAAACGGCACCTTTGGTGTCACATCACGCGTTGAGCCTTTAGATGAAGCCCTTGCAGAACAGCTAGAAAGCCACGTCTTTGAACCGTTGAAAGTATTTCAATGGCGCACCAGCAAGCTTGATTTTTCTTCAATGCGCGCTCTACGCGATAGTTTTGATGCCGCCCCCACCTCCCCGCGCCTTGTAAAAGCGCCAGTTGGCGATGACATCACAACCCTTGAAGCAGCCATGCGCGACAACGAAACGCGCGACCTAATAGCCAACGCTGATGATGTGGAGAGATTGTGGGATGTGTGCTGTTTGCCAGATTATCGCAAAATTGCCCCTGCCGAACACGCCGATTTAGTGCTAACAGTCTTTGGACAGTTACAAAAACATGGAACAATCAAAGAAGATTGGTTTGCAAGTCAAATTGCACATGCTGATCGACTTGACGGGGACATCGACACATTATCTAACCGTATCGCACATATACGTACGTGGACTTATCTTGCAAATAGACATGATTGGCTGCAAAACTCTACTCATTGGCGCGATGAAACACGTCAGGTAGAAGATCGCCTTTCTGATGCGTTACATGATAAGTTGACACAACGTTTTGTAGATAGACGCACCAGCGTTTTGATGAAGAAATTGAGAGAAAGCACAATGCTCGAAGCTGAAATAACCCCTGATGGTGATGCAATCGTTGAAGGGGAAAACATTGGCAAACTTGAAGGCCTAAGATTTTCGCCAGACCCATCTGCCAGTTCTGGCTCTGAAGCCAAAACCGTGCGTGCTGCCGCTCAAAAAGCATTGGCGGGCGAAATAGAAAAACGCGCGGAGCGGATTGCAAAAGCGCCCAATGAAGCCTTCGTTCTCTCTTCAGACTTCACTATTCGCTGGCTTGGCGCCGTTATTGCCCGTGTTACCGCGAGCGATGACTTCCTTGCACCTAACTTCATTGTGCTTGCTGATGACCAACTAACCGGCCCAGCGCAAGAAAAAGTTACGAACCGTCTCCGTCTATGGCTTGATAATCAAGTCGCGACCGTATTGCAGCCCCTTGCTGATCTTAGAAAAGCTGAGGGCCTAGAAGGTCTAGCGCGCGGCATCGCGTTTCAATTGGCTGAAAATTTTGGTGTGATTGACCGGCGAGAAATTGCTAATGATATTCAAAACCTCGATCAAACAGCCCGTGGTTCTTTAAGAAAATTGGGTGTTCGCTTCGGTGCGTATCACATCTTCATCCCTGTTTTGCTGAAACCAGCGCCCGCCTCCTTGGTGGCAATGCTATGGGGTTTGAAAGAAGATCAAACAGACAATCCCGGCATTAGCGAAGTACCATCTATGTCTGCTGCTGGTCGCACATCGTTTGAAAGCAATCCAGAAATTCCTGCCGACCTTTACCGTGTTGCAGGTTTTAAAGTATCGGGTGGCCGCGCTGTTCGCGTTGATATTCTTGAAAGACTGGCGGATATCATTCGTCCGCTTATTTCTTGGAAACCAACAGAAAATGAGCCAACAGCGCCAGAAGGTGCTCTTAATGAGTTTGGCTTTACGGTCACGGTTGCCATGACTTCATTGCTTGGTTGTTCCGGCGATAATTTTGCGACTGTCTTAAAATCACTCGGCTACCGTGTCGAACGTCGCGAATTGCCTGCTGAAGAAGCACCAGCGACCGAAGCCGTTAGCGAAGAAGCGCCAAGCGAACTGCCTGCAGAAATTTCAGAAGTCCCTGAGATTAAAGCAACCCAAGCAAGTAACGAAGTAGCAGCTGAGGCAGATGGCGAGAATGCGGAAGAAACGGGTCCGAAAATTCTAGAAATTTGGCGGCCACAACCAGCTAATCGTGGCAATGCCACCCGTCCGCGTGAAAACGCCAATAAAGGCGGCAAGGGTAAGCCTCGCTCTAATAAAGGTACACATGACGCCAAAGGTGGCGGAAAAGGCAAACGACCGCCGAAATCATCCAAGCCTGATCATGCGGGCAAGCCAAAAGAAAAGAAGATCGATCCAGATTCTCCTTTTGCAAAATTGGCAGCCTTAAAAGCCGGATTGAAAAAGTAAGCGCCTATGAGCACACCCGCCAGCCCAAAAATCAGGATTGATAAATGGTTATGGTATGCGCGGGTGTTAAAAACACGATCTTTAGCTTCAAAAGCCGTTCAAGCAGGCCATATCCGCGTGAACCGCAACAAAGTCACGTCTGCAAGTCATGGACTAAAAGTAGATGACGTGCTCACCATCGCTTTGCATAGCCAAATTAAAGTTTTGAGAGTGGAA
Proteins encoded:
- a CDS encoding bifunctional diguanylate cyclase/phosphodiesterase translates to MKNKHKRTIGLICLAVVIFFTASISALNFSINRALSNNAEKTGINWSKHIAHHIPDLGDRQYYESFKNLQGALRTENLARLATDIVKTSDVFQIDVVNSDCYCSISLGSYFTKHNKKSQKILVRRTHAKPDKNFKTDTFKEKASSLPPHFSHSVMKHILTSKKKLHKAWQTKGKSLQQVSIDWMKSARIASDHQTRTYVQTGDGIEAPTVYAEVFYSVKINGEVMYILRTLVNIEASAASYTLYHYGGFTLIMALLGGFFAVPARNYWLAREQSLALEKKASFFETYDPLTKVLNRNALHEAAEAQLKITGKDSSPWVLTLVELRNLAEINDISSHNFGDTVLQEMAAILEAQCGKRSIIGRISGATFAILMPQYLFNKRQEFITPKLKRGFQMDIENRKVLVDLNSGSAQYPEHADTFDNLLRNASLTLKQTQEIGVNIHKTFTPDFASAHRARAALKRSFKNAILSQQIMPYYQPIINAETGQLVGLEALARWMHPVKGVLSPAAFFTALEDPEISALLGKEMIRLVTGHMGFWKAEKVPFGYVGVNINDGDLERKGFVLETAKAIADNGLYGPNLSLEVSENCIFGKNSDDYLKKLTLLKDAGCRIALDDFGTGHSSISLLKNVPFDTVKIDRSFIIDIENNPKDRAIVKALTDLSQSMEFKLIAEGVETDEQLETTKNLGVSLIQGFLFAQPMPMSEVVSFIKTAQRSAIPVKMVS
- a CDS encoding DUF3179 domain-containing protein, with protein sequence MFQRLKSVLFSRAGALVTASLIAASATAFLVDRTAAQSSDDAAPAELVVEKSIEDLSMLALIGSSDERLDALDKLVARGNKDIVPTLVMMLRIGGNYKPMAAALSKLIGTEIVTWRDAMLWQETHPEIVPHESYRTIKLRFFYNIDPKFEQFFDPKYSSREKMKIRLEEITWGGVRVDGIPSLDNPKLVDVKDAGYMLNTDLVFGVEINGDVRAYPLRVMGWHEMFNDVIGGVPVALAYCTLCGAGILFETQLEGREKPLVFGSSGFLYRSNKLMFDRETNSLWNQFTGEPVAGKLVDENIKLKIRPVTITSWEAWRKQHPDTKVLSLDTGHLRDYGSGVVYNEYFSSPDLMFPTRVRDESDVKRKEFVFGIRDFGAAKAWPVKAFSDKKIINDTMAGNNIVLIGDADTRTVRAYQRGDQTFNAGSVDGVIKSEAGDWKISEDFLIGPNGEELARVAGHVAYWFAWDGYLGVESELYKG
- the rpmB gene encoding 50S ribosomal protein L28, producing MARRCELTGKAVMSGNNVSHAQNKTRRRFLPNLCNVTLMSEALDQKFSLKVSASALRTVEHRGGLDLFLAKAKEAELSDRAKLIKRQLERKLAEAAA
- a CDS encoding DUF3108 domain-containing protein; the protein is MILQKVPGSLSLVSIKHYLKKSAPLLAVTPLLVASVGQSFAADTVRVFTKYGISIAGIPIGNARVNTVFNGKNFKISANGRTAGVSRLVSDGRGTLRAEGVVGKNRAFPSNFSMDTVDDKLITKVRMSMSKGNIKRLVAAPPLLKRADRIPVLKKHHRSILDPLSAFMVPLDRDGKIEPAKACNRTIPVFDGWQRFDIRLSFSTTKNANLGGRDGYNGPVVVCKARYVPIAGHRPTRKATVYLANNQNMELWLAPIKGIPTLVPVHLSIGTKIGTLALSANIFQVAGTDTASSQ
- a CDS encoding helicase-related protein; translation: MYDINQPRLTITTGHGETVRVASARGVTAVLGPTNTGKTHHAIERMVSHETGIMGLPLRLLAREVYTKVVAKVGEHNVALVTGEEKIVPDMPRFWICTVEAMPLDLTVNFVAIDEVQLAQTLERGHIFTNRILNMRGSNETLLLGASTARPVLEELIPGLNVITRPRMSELSYVGAKKISRLPRRSAIVAFSSQDVYAIAELIRRQSGGAAVVLGSLSPRTRNAQVELFQNGDVDYLVATDAIGMGLNLDVNHVALAAMQKFDGFQFRNLTPAELGQIVGRAGRHTQNGTFGVTSRVEPLDEALAEQLESHVFEPLKVFQWRTSKLDFSSMRALRDSFDAAPTSPRLVKAPVGDDITTLEAAMRDNETRDLIANADDVERLWDVCCLPDYRKIAPAEHADLVLTVFGQLQKHGTIKEDWFASQIAHADRLDGDIDTLSNRIAHIRTWTYLANRHDWLQNSTHWRDETRQVEDRLSDALHDKLTQRFVDRRTSVLMKKLRESTMLEAEITPDGDAIVEGENIGKLEGLRFSPDPSASSGSEAKTVRAAAQKALAGEIEKRAERIAKAPNEAFVLSSDFTIRWLGAVIARVTASDDFLAPNFIVLADDQLTGPAQEKVTNRLRLWLDNQVATVLQPLADLRKAEGLEGLARGIAFQLAENFGVIDRREIANDIQNLDQTARGSLRKLGVRFGAYHIFIPVLLKPAPASLVAMLWGLKEDQTDNPGISEVPSMSAAGRTSFESNPEIPADLYRVAGFKVSGGRAVRVDILERLADIIRPLISWKPTENEPTAPEGALNEFGFTVTVAMTSLLGCSGDNFATVLKSLGYRVERRELPAEEAPATEAVSEEAPSELPAEISEVPEIKATQASNEVAAEADGENAEETGPKILEIWRPQPANRGNATRPRENANKGGKGKPRSNKGTHDAKGGGKGKRPPKSSKPDHAGKPKEKKIDPDSPFAKLAALKAGLKK
- a CDS encoding RNA-binding S4 domain-containing protein, with translation MSTPASPKIRIDKWLWYARVLKTRSLASKAVQAGHIRVNRNKVTSASHGLKVDDVLTIALHSQIKVLRVEALGSRRGPAPEAALLYEDLTPVPDKSEQAKISNKTPSPERRPDKRERRQIEAFKGEFR